CCTAATAAAAACCcttcattattttatcgttttttatcatacatccAACTACCTctaaattttggaatgtttcTCGCCATCTTTAACTTTGTACGCTTGCACGTTAATAACATAACGCTTTTAACCAAAAGTTTTGGTGTAATGACTACTTATTTATCAACAACTCTtaaggtaaataaaaaaagttaatgtaaaaaaaaaaaaaaaaaaaatttaacgtttttggtattttttaagATAACATGTTTATTGATAAATCGTAGAGAAGCATTGGAACTTCACCGTACTCTAGACCCGCATTTTAGTAAACTAGCTCAAGAcgttgaaatgaaaaaaattatttttaaaaaatttacgatgttaaaatTGATAACGTGGTTATTTTTCTCCTGCGTTTTTATAACCTTATCAGCAATGATCATTACACCGTTGATAGATATTGCGATGCAATATCATaaatatggaaaaaataataaatatccatTAATCTACCCAAGTAAATATCCATGGCAAACATCGATGAACGGATGGCCATATAAAGTGACGTATCTTTTTGAATCACTGGCGACAATGTCTTTATTTTGTATAACATCAAGTGTCGACTcactatttttgttttatattttccaaatAATTGGGCAACTAAGGGAAATGTCGTACAGTATCACAAATACAAATGGATTTAATGATGACAACGAAAAAGATGTTGTTTTACGTAAAACAATATATCAATATCAGACGTTAATCAAGTGCCgtgaaataattgaaaaaatatatggacCTATTATTTTGTGGATCATGTGCACTAATGCAGTTATTATGTgcgtttttattttccaatttatGCAGGTATTgaattgatttcaaaaatattgagatagttgtaatataaaaattttttccgtagATGAAAAATTTACCGATTATAAGattgatgattatatttacatacgtttTATCCAAAGTACTACAAACATTCATATATGCCTGGAGTGGAACATGTCTCACTGTAGAGGTAAtgtcaaaaatgataaaattcacaaatttaTCTTGAGAGTTATTTATTACAACAGAGTGAAGATTATAGAAAAGCTGTGTATAATATGAATTGGTATGGCAATAAACGTATTATGACTTCAGTTATTATAATGCTTGCGCAGAAACCTATGGTTGTGACTGCTTGTGATTTCTCAATTGTTACggttaatatttttgtcatgGTAAGtcgttgttatttttttatcatttatatgtttaaaaaacaaaattgaagtttaatattttttttattgtaggtTTTGAAAACAAccttatcatatttttttctcttacaaACACTTGAAGAAAAGTGATGGTATTTGCTTCTTAAgccatatagatatataaatcaGCTATATTAAACAAATGTAGACCGTGATATTCagatttcattatttttcttagcAATATATTCTATACTCtgaaaatagtattttgaatgaataaaaagatCTATTTATTAATGCTTAGCGAtcgtgaaattattttttaactcttgTAAATCCTAAGACAGATCGCCTATCATAGCACAGcttgagataaatttaaaagagcTATAGATAAAAGTTTGTGGCTTTGAAATCAATATTACTTCGATACGAGAttctcatttaataaaaattttgacttgaCACAACAAGAACCCCAAATTTGAGTAGCGACTGactaataatttcaataactacaaaaaaatttttcataacgTCCGAAGTTTATTAAATCGTTTATTCGTTACGAAAAGTGTTACAAAAAGTCTATAGCATGAGTAATATTAATCAAACAATTCACaaccccaaaaaaatttttatgaaaaacattaaaatacataactaGGAATCCtgtcttgtaaattttattttaccttaTTTTCATATTGTAGAGAcatcagaaatattttttattgctttcaGTATAGATTTAACAGAAATCATACGAATTATCAATGCCCACAATAAAGTTTGTTTCACTAAACCTGTACAGAAATCTAAATTCGTATCTTgtttaatgcaaaaaaaaaaatacttttttattgcaaaaaaaagaatgaattGAAAGTAATGCGCATCTATACTTGCttgaccaaaaataaaaatgaaaaatcttcATCCTagttatggtaaaaataatatgccAGATTTAGGAACACTTTTCGAATGATCACTCTATTAACGATAAACCTTTTCGTTAATCTAATTACGGCCACAGCAAAATTCAAACTGacacttcatatatatattttgaaatcaattaaaGATAACAACTAATACTATAATAATGGATAATTGTTTTTCCTTGAGCTCATTCCTTGATCGATTTCCGATAAATTTCAAGATGCGTTGATTTTCTTTATActctcatgatttttttctctaaagcATTTTTTTGCACCGCGTTCACTACAAATTAACGCTCTGTAGTTCGTTCTTCAATAGTAATTCAACTTATTACTTGCACATTCAGGAATATTTCGACTCAAAATATGTCCAAAACTAAATTGTATGCTTACTTAATATACCGAAAAACAATGAAAAGACTATTATTACCTTTAGGACTATGGCCGAAAGAAAATCCAACATTATTTTATCGTCTATTATCGTACTTACAATTACAAATAAACTTTGGAATGTCATTGGCAATATTCAATTTCGTACGGCTACACGCGAatagcattaaatttttaacaaaaagttTTGGTGTTATGACGACATATTTATCGTCAACTCTtaaggtaaaataatttcattaaaagaaaacaacattagttgtaaattattttttcagatagCGTGTTTTCTGATTAATCATAAAGAGGCTTTGTATCTGCACAAAACCTTAGACTcacattttaataaactaacCCAAGAtgttcaaatgaaaaaaattattttcaaaaaatttacattattgATTTCTGTAACatggacattttttttcactgtttTTATAACGTTATTAGTAATGATCATGACACCGTTGATAGATATTGTGATGCAGCACAATGAAAATGacgaaaatatgaaatattcatTGGTATACCCGAGTGAATTTCCTTGGCAAATATCTTCTAACGGATGGTCATATAAAATAACGTATCTTTTTGAATCACTGGCaactatttctttattttgtaTCACAATGAGAGTTGACTcgctatttttgttttatatttttcaaataattgcaCAGCTAAGGGAAATGTCGTACAGTATCACAAATACAAATGGATTTAATGACGACAAAGAAAAAGATGTTGTTTTACGTAAAACGATATATCAATACCAGACGTTAACCAAATGTCgtgaaataattgaaaaaatttacggaCCCATTATTTTATGGATTATGTGCACTAGTGCAGTAATAAtgtgtgtttttatttatcaattgatggaggtaccaaatttattttaatattattaaaataatgttagtataaaaatttcttttcgtagatgaaaaatttatcgattataaaatcgatgattttatttacatacgttTTAACCAAAGTACTACAGACATTTATTTATGCTTGGAGTGGGACATGTTTAACCGCGGAGGTaaagtcaaaacttatttaattcacaacTTTAAGTCTTATTTATTACCACAGAGTGAAGAGTATAGAAAAGCTGTATATAATATCAACTGGTATGGAAACAAACGCATTATGAATTCGGTTATAATAATGCTTTCGCAAAAACCTATGGTTGTGACTGCTTGCAGTTTTTCACCTGTCACCgttgatatttttgttatgGTAAATCGTTGTTGTATTTGAATCATCcgtatttacaaaaaatttattaaaaatttaattctgtttcTGTCGCAGGTTCTAAAAACGACTGCatcatattattttctcttagaGACGTTTGAAGAGAAgtgatattttgtttattaaattacatagaCATTTGTTTCATTCAATttgaattatgataaatatattctaTGATTTTTCTCAGTAAAATATGATCAACTCAAAATATCGTATCTCtcgtaaaaacaaaaactaagtTGTTGATGTccattattcaaaaataatttttaaaatatcaataaaatcaaCATAAAACcgtcacgaaaaaaaaaaacgaaattttaagattttattcAATCTTATGACCAAAAatgtaaagttttttaattattgtgcaataaaattaaattagaaatatatCGGCTTGGCTCACGATCAATTAAatagtatacaaaaattaGATCATTGCAATCAATACTGCGTCTAACGAAtctctaataattaatgaaagtatATAGTacctcgaaaaaattatttgtcagaCCGATAAGCTGTTATAAAAACAGTATCATTTGATGCAGTATACAGAAATTAGCGCAGTCGTTTCCCTCAGTaacaattactttttatttattttttcttctagaTTTTATGAAAGCCGTACAACTGTTATGAAAAGTATATATTGATTTCACAATGTTTGTGTAGACAATAAAACTAAAGTTTGTAAATGATTTGTTCAAGTGAACGGTTGAATCAGAACTGATGCTTTGAtccattataaaattttatcgatcgataaaaaaacttttttacaataataataactaatattgaaataaaccAACTGTGAAAGTTTACAAAAAGTTTATGAAAGTgaacataatttataatgttatGGAAgacaattgaattttaaaaaactttttaaaattatgtggAAAAACATTGTTTTAACTACTTTGGCTATTATCATTCAATTTAGTTATATACACACGAGTTCTTTGTCTTCAAAATATGTCTAAAAGTATAATATCCGACTATAGAGCATTTCACAAACTCACTAAAAGACTAACCACAGTCGTGGGTCTATGGCCTTATGAAAACTCTTGTATTTTCTATCGG
The sequence above is drawn from the Microplitis demolitor isolate Queensland-Clemson2020A chromosome 3, iyMicDemo2.1a, whole genome shotgun sequence genome and encodes:
- the LOC103571543 gene encoding uncharacterized protein LOC103571543, yielding MKRLLLSLGLWPKENPTLFYRLLSYLQLPLNFGMSLAISNFVRLHANSIKFLTKSFGVMTTYFSSTLKITCLLINRREALELHRTLDPHFSKLAQDVEMKKIIFKKFTMLKLITWLFFSCVFITLSAMIITPLIDIAMQYHKYGKNNKYPLIYPSKYPWQTSMNGWPYKVTYLFESLATMSLFCITSSVDSLFLFYIFQIIGQLREMSYSITNTNGFNDDNEKDVVLRKTIYQYQTLIKCREIIEKIYGPIILWIMCTNAVIMCVFIFQFMQMKNLPIIRLMIIFTYVLSKVLQTFIYAWSGTCLTVESEDYRKAVYNMNWYGNKRIMTSVIIMLAQKPMVVTACDFSIVTVNIFVMLREMSYSITNTNGFNDDKEKDVVLRKTIYQYQTLTKCREIIEKIYGPIILWIMCTSASEEYRKAVYNINWYGNKRIMNSVIIMLSQKPMVVTACSFSPVTVDIFVMVLKTTASYYFLLETFEEK